One region of Polyodon spathula isolate WHYD16114869_AA chromosome 25, ASM1765450v1, whole genome shotgun sequence genomic DNA includes:
- the LOC121299744 gene encoding uncharacterized protein LOC121299744 isoform X1 — protein MCVCMIRRARRRAGPGSFTLKRNERLLIFQYRNMASTNTVEEETALVVQELFDRQLGAITPIRKIVSCPDFRPNKKSTKKKVDDESFDATLIAEKIEELSDLIDKSFVQCHVDVLVEKAKGASPEQVIAVFSQTVNGLCKPSELDSMSTLQVATAMALYAYKKSPELSPSLRQAMTHFLNTDLKGWVQKQGGWMSWALRNAD, from the exons ATGTGCGTCTGTATGATACGAAGAGCACGGAGAAGGGCTGGTCCAGGAAGTTTCACTCTGAAACGAAACGAGAGGCTTCTCATCTTTCAATACAGAAACATGGCCAGCACAAACACCGTGGAGGAGGAAACGGCTTTAGTGGTGCAGGAGCTCTTCGACCGGCAATTAG GGGCCATCACACCGATACGCAAGATTGTGTCCTGTCCTGATTTCAGACCCAACAAAAAATCCACTAAAAAAAAGG TAGATGACGAGTCATTCGATGCCACACTGATTGCTGAGAAGATTGAAGAACTGAGTGACTTGATTGACAAGTCGTTCGTTCAGTGCCATGTGGATGTGCTAGTGGAAAAAGCCAAGGGCGCTTCTCCAGAGCAG GTAATAGCAGTGTTCTCACAGACAGTGAATGGCCTTTGCAAACCCTCGGAGCTGGACAGTATGAGCACACTGCAGGTCGCCACGGCGATGGCTTTATATGCTTATAAGAAGAGTCCAGAGCTGTCCCCGTCTCTCCGCCAGGCGATGACACACTTCCTGAACACAGATCTGAAGGGCTGGGTTCAAAAGCAGGGTGGCTGGATGAGCTGG gCTTTGAGAAATGCTGACTGA
- the LOC121299728 gene encoding transmembrane protein 183-like isoform X6, producing the protein MWLWVVIVQLCIRRACEMPAVCAPSCSQCKIPAPGTPCTVRLEGGLKIPTRLGVPELQSQLAKPVLTRDASIRTVALEGRFGEVSRGCARCASAPRWLQIPEELASAFPSFLSVSRCLCVSSRHGRSRSLGNRPQTPPAAAAMPKKGRRKRLKFRAEGVCSESVTVADYANSDPAVVRSGRVKKAVANAIEKEVKLLCGLEASHGPVEEVLSSITGVGGQAQESSDELDAEDCTGELRASRKKKSKRHKVLLVDADAGDGAEYPVDVWLLLASYIRPEDICKFALICKNAWAVSCTAAFWSRLYKRHYISDAHLPARLQPDSMGKPPKLKNGCGNGLQYPRQYQEVHSNPDHDCFLLQVTTLNFIFTPVVMGMTLTLLTVNVSTDMRHHRARLLFQDSPMVKGRKPRNEQGVQIVLDPVHSVRLVHWWHPQYPASNRT; encoded by the exons ATGTGGCTATGGGTGGTTATCGTGCAGCTGTGTATCAGACGTGCCTGTGAAATGCCTGCTGTCTGTGCCCCGAGTTGTTCACAGTGTAAGATACCGGCGCCTGGCACCCCTTGCACTGTGCGGTTAGAGGGGGGGTTGAAAATCCCGACCCGTCTTGGTGTCCCGGAATTACAGTCCCAGCTGGCGAAACCGGTCCTAACGCGAGATGCTTCGATCCGCACGGTGGCGCTGGAGGGCCGGTTTGGGGAGGTCTCGCGTGGTTGTGCGAGGTGTGCCTCAGCTCCACGATGGCTGCAGATCCCGGAGGAGCTCGCTTCTGCTTTCCCTTCATTTCTCTCCGTTTCCCGGTGTCTCTGCGTGTCGTCGCGACATGGCAGGAGCCGCAGCCTCGGTAACCGGCCTCAGACCCCCCCCGCCGCCGCCGCCATGCCCAAGAAAGGGCGCCGAAAACGGCTGAAGTTCCGCGCCGAGGGTGTTTGCTCGGAGTCAG TCACCGTGGCAGATTATGCCAATTCTGACCCAGCTGTTGTGAGGTCTGGGAGAGTGAAAAAAGCCGTTGCAAATGCAATTGAAAAAGAAG TGAAGTTGCTGTGTGGCTTGGAAGCCTCTCACGGCCCCGTAGAGGAGGTGCTGTCCTCCATCACGGGGGTCGGAGGACAAGCCCAGGAGAGCAGCGACGAGCTGGACGCAGAGGACTGCACCGGCGAGCTCAGGGCTTCcaggaaaaagaaaagcaagagACACAAAG ttttgttaGTAGATGCTGATGCAGGGGATGGAGCAGAGTACCCCGTTGATGTCTGGCTGCTGTTGGCTTCCTATATCCGTCCAGAAGACATCTGTAAATTTGCTCTCATCTGTAAGAATGCGTGGGCTGTTTCCTGCACGGCGGCGTTTTGGTCCAGGCTGTACAAACG GCACTACATCTCGGATGCACACTTGCCTGCGCGCCTCCAGCCAGACTCCATGGGAAAG CCTCCCAAGTTGAAGAACGGCTGTGGAAACGGCCTTCAGTATCCGAGGCAGTACCAGGAAGTTCACAGCAACCCTGACCACGACTGCTTCCTGCTGCAGGTCACGACGCTGAATTTCATCTTCACTCCTGTGGTCATGGGCATGACGTTAACGCTG ctcacaGTGAACGTGAGTACAGACATGAGGCACCATCGCGCGCGCCTGCTGTTTCAAGACTCCCCGATGGTGAAGGGCAGGAAGCCCCGGAACGAGCAGGGGGTGCAGATCGTCCTCGACCCTGTGCACAGCGTGCGTCTCGTGCACTGGTGGCATCCGCAGTACCCCGCTTCCAACCGGACTTAA
- the LOC121299728 gene encoding transmembrane protein 183-like isoform X3, whose product MWLWVVIVQLCIRRACEMPAVCAPSCSQCKIPAPGTPCTVRLEGGLKIPTRLGVPELQSQLAKPVLTRDASIRTVALEGRFGEVSRGCARCASAPRWLQIPEELASAFPSFLSVSRCLCVSSRHGRSRSLGNRPQTPPAAAAMPKKGRRKRLKFRAEGVCSESVTVADYANSDPAVVRSGRVKKAVANAIEKEVKLLCGLEASHGPVEEVLSSITGVGGQAQESSDELDAEDCTGELRASRKKKSKRHKDADAGDGAEYPVDVWLLLASYIRPEDICKFALICKNAWAVSCTAAFWSRLYKRHYISDAHLPARLQPDSMGKVRGLRARVIRSLYHLYEPFCSRVSRSPSIPESTPMTVLNSKCLLFWVNKIVGSRAEPLWEFNFKFLKQPPKLKNGCGNGLQYPRQYQEVHSNPDHDCFLLQVTTLNFIFTPVVMGMTLTLLTVNVSTDMRHHRARLLFQDSPMVKGRKPRNEQGVQIVLDPVHSVRLVHWWHPQYPASNRT is encoded by the exons ATGTGGCTATGGGTGGTTATCGTGCAGCTGTGTATCAGACGTGCCTGTGAAATGCCTGCTGTCTGTGCCCCGAGTTGTTCACAGTGTAAGATACCGGCGCCTGGCACCCCTTGCACTGTGCGGTTAGAGGGGGGGTTGAAAATCCCGACCCGTCTTGGTGTCCCGGAATTACAGTCCCAGCTGGCGAAACCGGTCCTAACGCGAGATGCTTCGATCCGCACGGTGGCGCTGGAGGGCCGGTTTGGGGAGGTCTCGCGTGGTTGTGCGAGGTGTGCCTCAGCTCCACGATGGCTGCAGATCCCGGAGGAGCTCGCTTCTGCTTTCCCTTCATTTCTCTCCGTTTCCCGGTGTCTCTGCGTGTCGTCGCGACATGGCAGGAGCCGCAGCCTCGGTAACCGGCCTCAGACCCCCCCCGCCGCCGCCGCCATGCCCAAGAAAGGGCGCCGAAAACGGCTGAAGTTCCGCGCCGAGGGTGTTTGCTCGGAGTCAG TCACCGTGGCAGATTATGCCAATTCTGACCCAGCTGTTGTGAGGTCTGGGAGAGTGAAAAAAGCCGTTGCAAATGCAATTGAAAAAGAAG TGAAGTTGCTGTGTGGCTTGGAAGCCTCTCACGGCCCCGTAGAGGAGGTGCTGTCCTCCATCACGGGGGTCGGAGGACAAGCCCAGGAGAGCAGCGACGAGCTGGACGCAGAGGACTGCACCGGCGAGCTCAGGGCTTCcaggaaaaagaaaagcaagagACACAAAG ATGCTGATGCAGGGGATGGAGCAGAGTACCCCGTTGATGTCTGGCTGCTGTTGGCTTCCTATATCCGTCCAGAAGACATCTGTAAATTTGCTCTCATCTGTAAGAATGCGTGGGCTGTTTCCTGCACGGCGGCGTTTTGGTCCAGGCTGTACAAACG GCACTACATCTCGGATGCACACTTGCCTGCGCGCCTCCAGCCAGACTCCATGGGAAAGGTGAGGGGTCTCCGTGCTCGCGTGATTCGCTCTCTGTACCACTTGTATGAGCCTTTCTGCTCCCGTGTCTCAAGAAGCCCCTCCATCCCAGAGTCGACTCCTATGACTGTCCTCAATTCTAAG TGTTTGCTCTTTTGGGTCAACAAGATAGTTGGGAGCAGAGCAGAACCGCTGTGGGAATTCAATTTTAAGTTTCTCAAGCAG CCTCCCAAGTTGAAGAACGGCTGTGGAAACGGCCTTCAGTATCCGAGGCAGTACCAGGAAGTTCACAGCAACCCTGACCACGACTGCTTCCTGCTGCAGGTCACGACGCTGAATTTCATCTTCACTCCTGTGGTCATGGGCATGACGTTAACGCTG ctcacaGTGAACGTGAGTACAGACATGAGGCACCATCGCGCGCGCCTGCTGTTTCAAGACTCCCCGATGGTGAAGGGCAGGAAGCCCCGGAACGAGCAGGGGGTGCAGATCGTCCTCGACCCTGTGCACAGCGTGCGTCTCGTGCACTGGTGGCATCCGCAGTACCCCGCTTCCAACCGGACTTAA
- the LOC121299728 gene encoding transmembrane protein 183-like isoform X2, with protein MWLWVVIVQLCIRRACEMPAVCAPSCSQCKIPAPGTPCTVRLEGGLKIPTRLGVPELQSQLAKPVLTRDASIRTVALEGRFGEVSRGCARCASAPRWLQIPEELASAFPSFLSVSRCLCVSSRHGRSRSLGNRPQTPPAAAAMPKKGRRKRLKFRAEGVCSESVTVADYANSDPAVVRSGRVKKAVANAIEKEVKLLCGLEASHGPVEEVLSSITGVGGQAQESSDELDAEDCTGELRASRKKKSKRHKVDADAGDGAEYPVDVWLLLASYIRPEDICKFALICKNAWAVSCTAAFWSRLYKRHYISDAHLPARLQPDSMGKVRGLRARVIRSLYHLYEPFCSRVSRSPSIPESTPMTVLNSKCLLFWVNKIVGSRAEPLWEFNFKFLKQPPKLKNGCGNGLQYPRQYQEVHSNPDHDCFLLQVTTLNFIFTPVVMGMTLTLLTVNVSTDMRHHRARLLFQDSPMVKGRKPRNEQGVQIVLDPVHSVRLVHWWHPQYPASNRT; from the exons ATGTGGCTATGGGTGGTTATCGTGCAGCTGTGTATCAGACGTGCCTGTGAAATGCCTGCTGTCTGTGCCCCGAGTTGTTCACAGTGTAAGATACCGGCGCCTGGCACCCCTTGCACTGTGCGGTTAGAGGGGGGGTTGAAAATCCCGACCCGTCTTGGTGTCCCGGAATTACAGTCCCAGCTGGCGAAACCGGTCCTAACGCGAGATGCTTCGATCCGCACGGTGGCGCTGGAGGGCCGGTTTGGGGAGGTCTCGCGTGGTTGTGCGAGGTGTGCCTCAGCTCCACGATGGCTGCAGATCCCGGAGGAGCTCGCTTCTGCTTTCCCTTCATTTCTCTCCGTTTCCCGGTGTCTCTGCGTGTCGTCGCGACATGGCAGGAGCCGCAGCCTCGGTAACCGGCCTCAGACCCCCCCCGCCGCCGCCGCCATGCCCAAGAAAGGGCGCCGAAAACGGCTGAAGTTCCGCGCCGAGGGTGTTTGCTCGGAGTCAG TCACCGTGGCAGATTATGCCAATTCTGACCCAGCTGTTGTGAGGTCTGGGAGAGTGAAAAAAGCCGTTGCAAATGCAATTGAAAAAGAAG TGAAGTTGCTGTGTGGCTTGGAAGCCTCTCACGGCCCCGTAGAGGAGGTGCTGTCCTCCATCACGGGGGTCGGAGGACAAGCCCAGGAGAGCAGCGACGAGCTGGACGCAGAGGACTGCACCGGCGAGCTCAGGGCTTCcaggaaaaagaaaagcaagagACACAAAG TAGATGCTGATGCAGGGGATGGAGCAGAGTACCCCGTTGATGTCTGGCTGCTGTTGGCTTCCTATATCCGTCCAGAAGACATCTGTAAATTTGCTCTCATCTGTAAGAATGCGTGGGCTGTTTCCTGCACGGCGGCGTTTTGGTCCAGGCTGTACAAACG GCACTACATCTCGGATGCACACTTGCCTGCGCGCCTCCAGCCAGACTCCATGGGAAAGGTGAGGGGTCTCCGTGCTCGCGTGATTCGCTCTCTGTACCACTTGTATGAGCCTTTCTGCTCCCGTGTCTCAAGAAGCCCCTCCATCCCAGAGTCGACTCCTATGACTGTCCTCAATTCTAAG TGTTTGCTCTTTTGGGTCAACAAGATAGTTGGGAGCAGAGCAGAACCGCTGTGGGAATTCAATTTTAAGTTTCTCAAGCAG CCTCCCAAGTTGAAGAACGGCTGTGGAAACGGCCTTCAGTATCCGAGGCAGTACCAGGAAGTTCACAGCAACCCTGACCACGACTGCTTCCTGCTGCAGGTCACGACGCTGAATTTCATCTTCACTCCTGTGGTCATGGGCATGACGTTAACGCTG ctcacaGTGAACGTGAGTACAGACATGAGGCACCATCGCGCGCGCCTGCTGTTTCAAGACTCCCCGATGGTGAAGGGCAGGAAGCCCCGGAACGAGCAGGGGGTGCAGATCGTCCTCGACCCTGTGCACAGCGTGCGTCTCGTGCACTGGTGGCATCCGCAGTACCCCGCTTCCAACCGGACTTAA
- the LOC121299728 gene encoding transmembrane protein 183-like isoform X5, protein MWLWVVIVQLCIRRACEMPAVCAPSCSQCKIPAPGTPCTVRLEGGLKIPTRLGVPELQSQLAKPVLTRDASIRTVALEGRFGEVSRGCARCASAPRWLQIPEELASAFPSFLSVSRCLCVSSRHGRSRSLGNRPQTPPAAAAMPKKGRRKRLKFRAEGVCSESVTVADYANSDPAVVRSGRVKKAVANAIEKEVKLLCGLEASHGPVEEVLSSITGVGGQAQESSDELDAEDCTGELRASRKKKSKRHKVLLVDADAGDGAEYPVDVWLLLASYIRPEDICKFALICKNAWAVSCTAAFWSRLYKRHYISDAHLPARLQPDSMGKCLLFWVNKIVGSRAEPLWEFNFKFLKQPPKLKNGCGNGLQYPRQYQEVHSNPDHDCFLLQVTTLNFIFTPVVMGMTLTLLTVNVSTDMRHHRARLLFQDSPMVKGRKPRNEQGVQIVLDPVHSVRLVHWWHPQYPASNRT, encoded by the exons ATGTGGCTATGGGTGGTTATCGTGCAGCTGTGTATCAGACGTGCCTGTGAAATGCCTGCTGTCTGTGCCCCGAGTTGTTCACAGTGTAAGATACCGGCGCCTGGCACCCCTTGCACTGTGCGGTTAGAGGGGGGGTTGAAAATCCCGACCCGTCTTGGTGTCCCGGAATTACAGTCCCAGCTGGCGAAACCGGTCCTAACGCGAGATGCTTCGATCCGCACGGTGGCGCTGGAGGGCCGGTTTGGGGAGGTCTCGCGTGGTTGTGCGAGGTGTGCCTCAGCTCCACGATGGCTGCAGATCCCGGAGGAGCTCGCTTCTGCTTTCCCTTCATTTCTCTCCGTTTCCCGGTGTCTCTGCGTGTCGTCGCGACATGGCAGGAGCCGCAGCCTCGGTAACCGGCCTCAGACCCCCCCCGCCGCCGCCGCCATGCCCAAGAAAGGGCGCCGAAAACGGCTGAAGTTCCGCGCCGAGGGTGTTTGCTCGGAGTCAG TCACCGTGGCAGATTATGCCAATTCTGACCCAGCTGTTGTGAGGTCTGGGAGAGTGAAAAAAGCCGTTGCAAATGCAATTGAAAAAGAAG TGAAGTTGCTGTGTGGCTTGGAAGCCTCTCACGGCCCCGTAGAGGAGGTGCTGTCCTCCATCACGGGGGTCGGAGGACAAGCCCAGGAGAGCAGCGACGAGCTGGACGCAGAGGACTGCACCGGCGAGCTCAGGGCTTCcaggaaaaagaaaagcaagagACACAAAG ttttgttaGTAGATGCTGATGCAGGGGATGGAGCAGAGTACCCCGTTGATGTCTGGCTGCTGTTGGCTTCCTATATCCGTCCAGAAGACATCTGTAAATTTGCTCTCATCTGTAAGAATGCGTGGGCTGTTTCCTGCACGGCGGCGTTTTGGTCCAGGCTGTACAAACG GCACTACATCTCGGATGCACACTTGCCTGCGCGCCTCCAGCCAGACTCCATGGGAAAG TGTTTGCTCTTTTGGGTCAACAAGATAGTTGGGAGCAGAGCAGAACCGCTGTGGGAATTCAATTTTAAGTTTCTCAAGCAG CCTCCCAAGTTGAAGAACGGCTGTGGAAACGGCCTTCAGTATCCGAGGCAGTACCAGGAAGTTCACAGCAACCCTGACCACGACTGCTTCCTGCTGCAGGTCACGACGCTGAATTTCATCTTCACTCCTGTGGTCATGGGCATGACGTTAACGCTG ctcacaGTGAACGTGAGTACAGACATGAGGCACCATCGCGCGCGCCTGCTGTTTCAAGACTCCCCGATGGTGAAGGGCAGGAAGCCCCGGAACGAGCAGGGGGTGCAGATCGTCCTCGACCCTGTGCACAGCGTGCGTCTCGTGCACTGGTGGCATCCGCAGTACCCCGCTTCCAACCGGACTTAA
- the LOC121299744 gene encoding uncharacterized protein LOC121299744 isoform X2, whose product MCVCMIRRARRRAGPGSFTLKRNERLLIFQYRNMASTNTVEEETALVVQELFDRQLGAITPIRKIVSCPDFRPNKKSTKKKDDESFDATLIAEKIEELSDLIDKSFVQCHVDVLVEKAKGASPEQVIAVFSQTVNGLCKPSELDSMSTLQVATAMALYAYKKSPELSPSLRQAMTHFLNTDLKGWVQKQGGWMSWALRNAD is encoded by the exons ATGTGCGTCTGTATGATACGAAGAGCACGGAGAAGGGCTGGTCCAGGAAGTTTCACTCTGAAACGAAACGAGAGGCTTCTCATCTTTCAATACAGAAACATGGCCAGCACAAACACCGTGGAGGAGGAAACGGCTTTAGTGGTGCAGGAGCTCTTCGACCGGCAATTAG GGGCCATCACACCGATACGCAAGATTGTGTCCTGTCCTGATTTCAGACCCAACAAAAAATCCACTAAAAAAAAGG ATGACGAGTCATTCGATGCCACACTGATTGCTGAGAAGATTGAAGAACTGAGTGACTTGATTGACAAGTCGTTCGTTCAGTGCCATGTGGATGTGCTAGTGGAAAAAGCCAAGGGCGCTTCTCCAGAGCAG GTAATAGCAGTGTTCTCACAGACAGTGAATGGCCTTTGCAAACCCTCGGAGCTGGACAGTATGAGCACACTGCAGGTCGCCACGGCGATGGCTTTATATGCTTATAAGAAGAGTCCAGAGCTGTCCCCGTCTCTCCGCCAGGCGATGACACACTTCCTGAACACAGATCTGAAGGGCTGGGTTCAAAAGCAGGGTGGCTGGATGAGCTGG gCTTTGAGAAATGCTGACTGA
- the LOC121299728 gene encoding transmembrane protein 183-like isoform X4: MWLWVVIVQLCIRRACEMPAVCAPSCSQCKIPAPGTPCTVRLEGGLKIPTRLGVPELQSQLAKPVLTRDASIRTVALEGRFGEVSRGCARCASAPRWLQIPEELASAFPSFLSVSRCLCVSSRHGRSRSLGNRPQTPPAAAAMPKKGRRKRLKFRAEGVCSESDYANSDPAVVRSGRVKKAVANAIEKEVKLLCGLEASHGPVEEVLSSITGVGGQAQESSDELDAEDCTGELRASRKKKSKRHKVLLVDADAGDGAEYPVDVWLLLASYIRPEDICKFALICKNAWAVSCTAAFWSRLYKRHYISDAHLPARLQPDSMGKVRGLRARVIRSLYHLYEPFCSRVSRSPSIPESTPMTVLNSKCLLFWVNKIVGSRAEPLWEFNFKFLKQPPKLKNGCGNGLQYPRQYQEVHSNPDHDCFLLQVTTLNFIFTPVVMGMTLTLLTVNVSTDMRHHRARLLFQDSPMVKGRKPRNEQGVQIVLDPVHSVRLVHWWHPQYPASNRT; this comes from the exons ATGTGGCTATGGGTGGTTATCGTGCAGCTGTGTATCAGACGTGCCTGTGAAATGCCTGCTGTCTGTGCCCCGAGTTGTTCACAGTGTAAGATACCGGCGCCTGGCACCCCTTGCACTGTGCGGTTAGAGGGGGGGTTGAAAATCCCGACCCGTCTTGGTGTCCCGGAATTACAGTCCCAGCTGGCGAAACCGGTCCTAACGCGAGATGCTTCGATCCGCACGGTGGCGCTGGAGGGCCGGTTTGGGGAGGTCTCGCGTGGTTGTGCGAGGTGTGCCTCAGCTCCACGATGGCTGCAGATCCCGGAGGAGCTCGCTTCTGCTTTCCCTTCATTTCTCTCCGTTTCCCGGTGTCTCTGCGTGTCGTCGCGACATGGCAGGAGCCGCAGCCTCGGTAACCGGCCTCAGACCCCCCCCGCCGCCGCCGCCATGCCCAAGAAAGGGCGCCGAAAACGGCTGAAGTTCCGCGCCGAGGGTGTTTGCTCGGAGTCAG ATTATGCCAATTCTGACCCAGCTGTTGTGAGGTCTGGGAGAGTGAAAAAAGCCGTTGCAAATGCAATTGAAAAAGAAG TGAAGTTGCTGTGTGGCTTGGAAGCCTCTCACGGCCCCGTAGAGGAGGTGCTGTCCTCCATCACGGGGGTCGGAGGACAAGCCCAGGAGAGCAGCGACGAGCTGGACGCAGAGGACTGCACCGGCGAGCTCAGGGCTTCcaggaaaaagaaaagcaagagACACAAAG ttttgttaGTAGATGCTGATGCAGGGGATGGAGCAGAGTACCCCGTTGATGTCTGGCTGCTGTTGGCTTCCTATATCCGTCCAGAAGACATCTGTAAATTTGCTCTCATCTGTAAGAATGCGTGGGCTGTTTCCTGCACGGCGGCGTTTTGGTCCAGGCTGTACAAACG GCACTACATCTCGGATGCACACTTGCCTGCGCGCCTCCAGCCAGACTCCATGGGAAAGGTGAGGGGTCTCCGTGCTCGCGTGATTCGCTCTCTGTACCACTTGTATGAGCCTTTCTGCTCCCGTGTCTCAAGAAGCCCCTCCATCCCAGAGTCGACTCCTATGACTGTCCTCAATTCTAAG TGTTTGCTCTTTTGGGTCAACAAGATAGTTGGGAGCAGAGCAGAACCGCTGTGGGAATTCAATTTTAAGTTTCTCAAGCAG CCTCCCAAGTTGAAGAACGGCTGTGGAAACGGCCTTCAGTATCCGAGGCAGTACCAGGAAGTTCACAGCAACCCTGACCACGACTGCTTCCTGCTGCAGGTCACGACGCTGAATTTCATCTTCACTCCTGTGGTCATGGGCATGACGTTAACGCTG ctcacaGTGAACGTGAGTACAGACATGAGGCACCATCGCGCGCGCCTGCTGTTTCAAGACTCCCCGATGGTGAAGGGCAGGAAGCCCCGGAACGAGCAGGGGGTGCAGATCGTCCTCGACCCTGTGCACAGCGTGCGTCTCGTGCACTGGTGGCATCCGCAGTACCCCGCTTCCAACCGGACTTAA
- the LOC121299728 gene encoding transmembrane protein 183-like isoform X1 produces MWLWVVIVQLCIRRACEMPAVCAPSCSQCKIPAPGTPCTVRLEGGLKIPTRLGVPELQSQLAKPVLTRDASIRTVALEGRFGEVSRGCARCASAPRWLQIPEELASAFPSFLSVSRCLCVSSRHGRSRSLGNRPQTPPAAAAMPKKGRRKRLKFRAEGVCSESVTVADYANSDPAVVRSGRVKKAVANAIEKEVKLLCGLEASHGPVEEVLSSITGVGGQAQESSDELDAEDCTGELRASRKKKSKRHKVLLVDADAGDGAEYPVDVWLLLASYIRPEDICKFALICKNAWAVSCTAAFWSRLYKRHYISDAHLPARLQPDSMGKVRGLRARVIRSLYHLYEPFCSRVSRSPSIPESTPMTVLNSKCLLFWVNKIVGSRAEPLWEFNFKFLKQPPKLKNGCGNGLQYPRQYQEVHSNPDHDCFLLQVTTLNFIFTPVVMGMTLTLLTVNVSTDMRHHRARLLFQDSPMVKGRKPRNEQGVQIVLDPVHSVRLVHWWHPQYPASNRT; encoded by the exons ATGTGGCTATGGGTGGTTATCGTGCAGCTGTGTATCAGACGTGCCTGTGAAATGCCTGCTGTCTGTGCCCCGAGTTGTTCACAGTGTAAGATACCGGCGCCTGGCACCCCTTGCACTGTGCGGTTAGAGGGGGGGTTGAAAATCCCGACCCGTCTTGGTGTCCCGGAATTACAGTCCCAGCTGGCGAAACCGGTCCTAACGCGAGATGCTTCGATCCGCACGGTGGCGCTGGAGGGCCGGTTTGGGGAGGTCTCGCGTGGTTGTGCGAGGTGTGCCTCAGCTCCACGATGGCTGCAGATCCCGGAGGAGCTCGCTTCTGCTTTCCCTTCATTTCTCTCCGTTTCCCGGTGTCTCTGCGTGTCGTCGCGACATGGCAGGAGCCGCAGCCTCGGTAACCGGCCTCAGACCCCCCCCGCCGCCGCCGCCATGCCCAAGAAAGGGCGCCGAAAACGGCTGAAGTTCCGCGCCGAGGGTGTTTGCTCGGAGTCAG TCACCGTGGCAGATTATGCCAATTCTGACCCAGCTGTTGTGAGGTCTGGGAGAGTGAAAAAAGCCGTTGCAAATGCAATTGAAAAAGAAG TGAAGTTGCTGTGTGGCTTGGAAGCCTCTCACGGCCCCGTAGAGGAGGTGCTGTCCTCCATCACGGGGGTCGGAGGACAAGCCCAGGAGAGCAGCGACGAGCTGGACGCAGAGGACTGCACCGGCGAGCTCAGGGCTTCcaggaaaaagaaaagcaagagACACAAAG ttttgttaGTAGATGCTGATGCAGGGGATGGAGCAGAGTACCCCGTTGATGTCTGGCTGCTGTTGGCTTCCTATATCCGTCCAGAAGACATCTGTAAATTTGCTCTCATCTGTAAGAATGCGTGGGCTGTTTCCTGCACGGCGGCGTTTTGGTCCAGGCTGTACAAACG GCACTACATCTCGGATGCACACTTGCCTGCGCGCCTCCAGCCAGACTCCATGGGAAAGGTGAGGGGTCTCCGTGCTCGCGTGATTCGCTCTCTGTACCACTTGTATGAGCCTTTCTGCTCCCGTGTCTCAAGAAGCCCCTCCATCCCAGAGTCGACTCCTATGACTGTCCTCAATTCTAAG TGTTTGCTCTTTTGGGTCAACAAGATAGTTGGGAGCAGAGCAGAACCGCTGTGGGAATTCAATTTTAAGTTTCTCAAGCAG CCTCCCAAGTTGAAGAACGGCTGTGGAAACGGCCTTCAGTATCCGAGGCAGTACCAGGAAGTTCACAGCAACCCTGACCACGACTGCTTCCTGCTGCAGGTCACGACGCTGAATTTCATCTTCACTCCTGTGGTCATGGGCATGACGTTAACGCTG ctcacaGTGAACGTGAGTACAGACATGAGGCACCATCGCGCGCGCCTGCTGTTTCAAGACTCCCCGATGGTGAAGGGCAGGAAGCCCCGGAACGAGCAGGGGGTGCAGATCGTCCTCGACCCTGTGCACAGCGTGCGTCTCGTGCACTGGTGGCATCCGCAGTACCCCGCTTCCAACCGGACTTAA